In one Dermatophagoides farinae isolate YC_2012a chromosome 4, ASM2471394v1, whole genome shotgun sequence genomic region, the following are encoded:
- the LOC124490991 gene encoding uncharacterized protein LOC124490991: protein MESVVIQLFEQLLVLSQQRINDWSKIDQLQGLWNTYRLSCLDPSYDGLELFLHEFQSKIDELDEQLKNGEQIESLSMLDKIIENLNLDIDDSDEKIRLTMQNCQMDKLVRKKIIRFLKQKYKSSNFTIDNETSTMTTTTIDGQESETQITPNPSAPPLTTTIEIVESNPVVQMDSPPPSPLAITDTQPDNSYRPNRNGRSCIKRQRFYQGKHQYRCKYCNRSFRSNQKRLDHYRSKHQHLI from the exons atggaatcAGTTGTCATACAATTATTTGAACAATTATTAGTATTAAGTCAACAACGGATTAATGATTGGAGTAAAATTGATCAACTACAAGGTTTATGGAATACATATCGATTATCTTGTTTGGATCCATCATATGATGGTTTAGAGCTTTTTTTGCATGAATTTCAATCGAAAATCGATGAACTTGATGAACAATTAAAAAATGGTGAACAAATAGAATCATTATCGATGTTAG ataaaataattgaaaatttgaatctcgatattgatgattcagatgaaaaaatacgATTAACAATGCAAAACTGTCAAATGGATAAATTAGTACGGAAAAAGATTATACgctttttgaaacaaaaatataaaagtTCTAATTTTactattgataatgaaacatCGAcaatgaccaccaccactatcgATGGTCAAGAATCGGAAACGCAAATCACACCAAATCCATCTGCTCCACCACTGACCACAACGATAGAAATAGTCGAATCGAATCCTGTTGTACAAATGGATTCGCCCCCTCCTTCGCCATTGGCCATCACGGATACCCAACCTGATAATAGCTATAGACCAAATAGAAATGGTAGATCCTGCATCAAAAGACAACGATTTTATCAAGGAAAACATCAATATCGTTGTAAATATTGTAATCGATCTTTCCGTAGTAATCAAAAACGTTTGGATCATTATCGATctaaacatcaacatttgatttga
- the LOC124490981 gene encoding solute carrier family 4 member 11 has translation MDNRLSSSTPGIIQIEMDTSYTMSNYSSNSSIINRSSPSQRSSSSSSSTSTSESSAMNNGNTNNNDGRITETSLLYSSATNTTIENNGSTNNHNDLDNNNKMKNKLEEQQEKEEMLAEQQQEINGNPIDPYRTIFKQSKQHHTRQKSDSSSNKIGRFTVRTFDQLNPSQNFDDQSPYSTTTNCFDTITSLIPTSNFEETEYESDSQDVGLIMDHGHDPDDEEMAIGNDHNANRQLIIPHTEVLISRLRNEVVKPKNFNNEVRAGRDVKSFLANPCVLLDLEGDSVEEIIDQMLTAINNDLDGTLLSEARSSLYDAKNAFQLSDFLQGIYHTETGEYLHDPTWLCTFATVNNLSARRIVIARLDRPSNFGPTLRHVQFIVLVLVPSKEKTSKSAFEIARTFASLFADSTLRMSLLQCESQVEFCQQISDRVAFLKRRQSSKKFKSFSLDKLENHPDHLAKQKQSFGFGKGLVNDFRRRIKYYPSDFIDGIVGKNTISKVSAAVLSIFFACILPPIAFGVVNEHNTHGLIGPKQGLIGQAIGGLIFALTSGQPLVIIATTAPLTLYVKIVYQASQDWHVDFLDLFAAVGCFCAFYLILYALLNVSNLMRYVTRSTEETFATFVFVAFTAAAFTECHESFRKHYCFDNLTGYSNLTTTIIDLNDKIDMDDLPIRDCLPAKSILFLFLMLGTVAMAVLLYNFSSTPYLNSILRNTLADYALPLSVISFSLIGSVLFRDVHTDSFIINADFQWRLATFRTLTPTTIGLAAFLGFFLSMLFFIAQSVCASIVGSPSNHLKKGSAFHWDLFVLGSLNAVLSMIGLPWIYGILPHSPLHARLLADVVPATDSQHNSTKSYVVVRVRETRVTGVLVHLMIGSIVLVIPNSLSNIPVAVLCGLFLYCAISTLRNNSIHDRVVLVLTEQHSYPPTSYLRHVPQRTVHCFTATQLALLALITFVGFCPWKSFRLFFPFMIALMIPIRRYILPLVFEEKHLKIIDSKHY, from the exons atggacaatcgattatcatcatcaacgccgggtattattcaaattgaaatggatACATCATATACGATGTCTAATTATAGTAGTAATAGTTCAATTATAAAtcgttcatcaccatcacaacgttcatcatcatcatcatcatcaacatcgacatcGGAATCATCGGCAATGAATAATGGTAAtacaaataacaatgatggaCGTATTACAGAAACATCATTGCTTTATTCATCGGCAACAAATACGACAATCGAAAATAATGgttcaacaaacaatcataatgatttggataataataataaaatgaagaataaacTTGAAGAACAACAGGAAAAAGAAGAGATGTTAgccgaacaacaacaagagatCAATGGAAATCCTATTGATCCATATCGTacaatattcaaacaaaGTAAACAACATCATACAAGACAAAAATCAGATTCTTCATCTAATAAGATTGGCCGTTTTACTGTACGTACATTTGATCAACTAAATCCATCACAGAATTTTGATGACCAATCACCATattcaacaacgacaaattgTTTTGATACAATCACTAGCCTAATACCGACATCTAATTTTGAAGAAACTGAATATGAAAGCGATAGTCAAGATGTTGGCCTTATTATGGATCATGGCCATGAtcctgatgatgaagaaatggCCATTGGTAATGATCATAATGCAAATAGACAATTGATTATTCCACATACCGAAGTACTTATATCAAGGTTACGTAATGAAGTGGTTAAACcgaaaaattttaacaatGAAGTACGTGCCGGTCGTGATgtgaaatcatttttggcCAATCCATGCGTTCTACTTGATCTCGAAGGTGATTCTGTTGAagaaattattgatcaaatgttgacg GCCATCAACAATGATCTTGATGGTACACTATTATCCGAAGCtcgttcatcattatatgatgCAAAAAATGCCTTTCAATTAAGCGATTTTCTTCAAGGTATCTATCATACTGAGACTGGTGAATATCTACATGATCCTACATGGTTATGTACATT TGCAACAGTAAACAATCTTTCCGCTCGACGAATCGTAATTGCACGATTAGATCGTCCAAGTAATTTTGGACCTACATTACGACATGTTCAATTCATTGTATTAGTTTTAGTGCCATCCAAAGAG aaaacatcaaaatcagCATTTGAAATTGCACGAACATTTGCATCATTATTTGCAGATTCAACATTGCGAATGTCACTTTTGCAATGTGAGAGCCAAGTCGAATTTTGTCAACAGATTTCCGATCGTGTTGCTTTTCTAAAAAGaagacaatcatcaaaaaaatttaaatcattttcattggacAAATTGGAAAATCATCCGGATCATCTTGCTAAACAG aAACAAAGTTTTGGTTTCGGTAAAGGTTTAGTCAATGATTTTCGTCGTCGAATTAAATATTATCCTAGTGATTTTATTGATG GAATCGTTGGAAAGAATACCATATCAAAAGTATCGGCAGCCGTATTGTCTATATTTTTTGCCTGTATTCTGCCACCAATTGCTTTCGGTGTTGTCAATGAACATAATACACATGGTTTGATAGGACCGAAACAAGGATTAATTGGCCAAGCAATCGGTGGACTCATATTTGCATTGACTAGTGGCCAACCATTGGTTATCATTGCCACAACGGCACCATTAACATTATATGTTAAAATTGTCTATCAAGCTTCTCAGGATTGGCATGTCGATTTCCTTGATCTATTTGCAGCTGTTGGTTGTTTCTGTGCATTCTATCTTATCCTTTATGCTCTGTTAAATGTATCGAATCTGATGCGTTACGTCACCCGTAGTACGGAAGAGACATTTGCtacatttgtatttgttgcaTTTACAGCTGCCGCATTTACAGAATGTCATGAAAGTTTTCGTAaacattattgttttgataATCTAACTggttattcaaatttaacaacaacaatcattgatttgaatgataaaatcgATATGGATGATTTGCCCATTCGAGATTGTCTTCCAGCTAAAAgtattttatttctatttcttaTGCTTGGTACTGTTGCTATGGCTGTTTTACTTTATAATTTCAGTTCTAC ACCATATTTAAATTCGATTCTACGTAATACATTAGCCGATTATGCTTTACCACTATCAGTAATTTCATTCAGTTTGATCGGATCAGTTTTGTTTCGTGATGTACACa ctgattcatttattattaatgccGATTTTCAATGGCGTCTTGCTACATTTCGAACACTTACACCGACAACAATTGGATTAGCTGCATTTCttggttttttcttatcGATGTTATTCTTCATCGCTCAATCGGTTTGTGCTTCGATTGTTGGATCACCATCGAATCATCTGAAAAAAGGCAGTGCTTTTCATTGGGATCTATTCGTATTGGGATCATTGAATGCTGTACTATCAATGATTGGCTTACCATGGATTTATGGCATACTTCCACATTCACCATTACATGCCAGATTATTAGCCGATGTTGTACCGGCTACGGATTCGCAACATAATTCAACTAAATCTTATGTGGTTGTACGTGTTCGTGAAACACGTGTTACGGGTGTACTTGTACATTTGATGATCGGTTCGATCGTATTAGTAATACCAAATTCATTGTCCAACATTCCGGTTGCTGTACTCTGTGGTCTTTTCTTATATTGTGCTATTTCAACTTTACGAAATAATTCCATACATGATCGAGTAGTCCTTGTTCTTACTGAACAG CATTCATATCCACCCACATCATATCTACGTCATGTTCCACAACGTACCGTACATTGTTTTACAGCCACACAATTGGCATTACTTGCATTGATAACATTCGTTGGTTTTTGTCCATGGAAAAgttttcgattattttttccattcatgaTTGCTTTAATGATACCAATCAG ACGATATATTTTACCATTGgtatttgaagaaaaacatttaaaaatcattgatagtAAACATTATTAG
- the eIF2A gene encoding eukaryotic translation initiation factor 2A produces MAVAAKFIVHDSNGLHVWSTDGPNESADLLKTLDTGGQKPLNLLPSPDGQYLAIIFKDCVRVFVHDQMDKPTLEFMIESVKHVEFSPKSTMIMLFAPLAQQNPSPNLKVFDLTKNGQLNHEWTTKKRELVQWSADESIAHRQCGSEILFFENNDFNRCVQKISEPKLTTYGFTTNKAGCSFVAIYIKGQKGSPSMIRIHGFPHLDNAIVSKSFYKVDTVDIKWNPKGDAILAMTSTDYDSSGQSYYGETMLHFMDLRGETSTIVGKKEGTVSAAEWLPNNDGFIVIQGKMPALVTWYSNRAEPMFSFGELPVNGIQVNPFGTLLALTGFGNLSGNVYVWNLKTKSLISNFKAVDTTCYSWLADGIHMITATHYDRLKVANGFKVWNYLGSMIHQQDCIDDSQIQLYRIFPFDPAGRFDEPSLQAGIKGKILCEEPVHKYVPPSLRNKQSQSSRLIKPPPPKPSIKSLHQQSKTVADKDPQAIKAKKLKNLNKKLQQIEHLKKLQDEGKQLEKNQLGKIEKLDEIIKEIEMLKMEA; encoded by the exons atggcTGTTGCGGCCAAATTTATTGTACACGATTCTAATGGCCTTCATGTTTGGTCGACCGATGGTCCAAATGAAAGCGCtgatttattgaaaacattaGATACTGGTGGTCAAAAACCATTGAATCTACTGCCATCACCAGATGGCCAATATTTGGCCATCATATTCAAGGATTGTGTACGTGTTTTTGTTCACGATCAAATGGATAAACCAACATTGGAATTCATGATTGAAAGTGTTAAACATGTTGAATTCTCGCCCAAATCGACAATGATCATGTTGTTTGCTCCGTTGGCTCAACAGAATCCATCGCCCAATCTAAAAGTGTTTGATCTGacaaaaaatggccaattaAATCATG AATGGACAACGAAAAAACGTGAATTAGTTCAATGGTCTGCCGATGAATCTATTGCCCATCGTCAATGTGGATCGGAAATCCTATTCTTCGAgaataatgatttcaatcGTTGTGtgcaaaaaatttcagaacCAAAATTAACTACATATGGCTTTACAACAAACAAAGCTGGCTGTAGTTTTGTTGCCATTTACATAAAAGGCCAAAAAGGTTCGCCAAGTATGATACGAATTCATGGATTTCCACATTTGGATAATGCTATTGTTTCGAAAAGTTTCTACAAAGTCGATACGGTCGATATTAAATGGAATCCAAAAG GTGATGCTATTTTGGCCATGACTTCGACCGATTATGATTCAAGTGGTCAAAGTTATTATGGTGAAACTATGCTACATTTCATGGATCTTCGTGGTGAAACATCGACCATCGTTGGGAAAAAAGAGGGTACTGTATCAGCGGCTGAATGGTTACCAAACAATGATGGATTCATCGTCATCCAGGGTAAAATGCCTGCTCTTGTAACTTGGTATTCAAATCGTGCTGAaccaatgttttcatttggtgAATTACCCGTCAACGGTATACAAGTGAATCCATTCGGTACATTACTGGCTTTAACCGGATTTGGGAATCTTTCCGgaaatgtttatgtttggaatctaaaaacaaaatcattgatttcgaATTTCAAAGCTGTCGATACAACATGTTATAGCTGGCTAGCCGATGGCATCCATATGATTACTGCCACGCATTATGATCGATTAAAAGTGGCCAATGGTTTCAAAGTTTGGAATTATCTTGGTTCAATGATCCATCAACAAGATTGTATTGATGATAGCCAAATTCAGCTTTATcgaatttttccattcgatCCTGCCGGTCGATTCGATGAACCATCATTACAGGCAGGTATCAAAGGCAAAATTCTCTGTGAAGAACCGGTCCATAAATACGTTCCACCAAGCTTGCGTAACAAACAATCACAATCCTCAAGATTGATCAAGCCACCACCGCCAAAAccatcaataaaatcattgcatcaacaatcaaaaacagTGGCCGATAAAGATCCACAAGCtataaaagcaaaaaaattgaaaaatctaaacaaaaaactacAACAGATTGAACATTTAAAGAAATTACAAGATGAAGGTAAACAGCTTGAAAAGAATCAACTTGgtaaaatcgaaaaattggATGAGATAatcaaagaaattgaaatgttgaaaatggaagcctaa
- the LOC124490293 gene encoding uncharacterized protein LOC124490293 codes for MPSLMILASSSSSSSFMATTISIQNLIIISIMMGMINAQQQQQQSASSIPMMMQTFDATWDALKCAMKISLIQMAKYHNNQMSCCGLWIVKWFIKSSAEEYCERPDGAKQIFDQYINGDLIYNQMVRSVLGDPDLSCDPYPEGSSACTRLWIILILLIVIGIVSMYLIIMWCCCVTCFWCRTRKENRRLRARILGIDGPEESSTMTSVSTTNLIDSSSNNNIKQQQQQRDDKNKQKSSTTNVSMNIQSAPLNQNPLHEQMHSMNNNHNQQQQQQQKTANGFLALNAYTRPLQIGNNDNSSDKIPIPIDDDDDLIVTGDSNNNNNENLHTFNDGNNNGDDIGNRTNQSDDLKM; via the coding sequence atgccatcattgatgatattagcatcatcatcatcatcatcatcatttatggcCACAACAATATCGatacaaaatttaattattatatcgataatgatgggAATGATAAATgcccaacaacaacaacaacaatctgcCTCATCaataccgatgatgatgcaaacaTTCGATGCAACATGGGATGCATTGAAATGTGCAATGAAAATATCTTTGATACAGATGGCCaaatatcataataatcaaatgtcTTGCTGTGGTCTTTGGATAGTAAAATGGTTTATAAAATCATCTGCTGAAGAATATTGTGAAAGACCGGATGGTGCAAAACAAATATTcgatcaatatataaatggtgatcttatttataatcaaatggTACGATCAGTATTAGGTGATCCAGATTTAAGTTGTGATCCATATCCAGAAGGTTCATCAGCTTGTACACGTTTATGGattatattaatattattgattgtaattgGTATTGTATCCATGTATCTAATTATAATGTGGTGTTGTTGTGTTACTTGTTTTTGGTGTAGAAcacgaaaagaaaatcgtCGTTTACGTGCAAGAATATTGGGTATTGATGGTCCAGaagaatcatcaacaatgacatCGGTATCGACAACTAATCTAATTGATAGTagtagcaataataatattaaacaacaacaacaacaacgagatgataaaaataaacaaaaatcatcaacaacaaatgtatcGATGAATATTCAATCGGCACCATTAAATCAGAATCCATTACATGAACAAAtgcattcaatgaataataatcataatcaacaacaacaacaacaacagaaaacagCGAATGGTTTTCTTGCACTAAATGCATATACAAGACCATTACAGAttggtaataatgataattcatcGGATAAAATACCGATaccaatcgatgatgatgatgatcttatAGTGACAGgtgattcaaataataataataatgaaaatctaCACACTTTcaatgatggtaataataatggtgatgatattggAAATAGAACAAATCAATCTGATGATCTTAAAatgtag
- the CCT7 gene encoding chaperonin containing TCP1 subunit 7, giving the protein MMRLMNPPIILLKDGTENTQGKQQVISNINACQAVAEAVRTTLGPRGMDKMIVDQKGEMTISNDGATILKKLDIVHPGAKTLVDIARSQDDEVGDGTTSVALIAAEFLKQVKPFVEEGVHPQVIIRSFRKGLQIILKQFHELSMKFSENDPQRKRELLEKCAMTTLSSKIVAHQKNFFAKMVVDAVMQLDELLPMNMIGIKKEKGGALEESLLVAGVAFKKTFSYAGFEMQPKTYENPKIALLNIELELKAEKDNAEIRVDSVEEYQRVVDAEWQILYDKLEKIWKSGAKVVLSKLPIGDVATQYFADRDLFCAGRVQDEDLRRTMQACGGAILTTVSDLGDGNLGQCEHFEERQIGKERYNFFTGCSNSKTVTIILRGGAEQFIEETERSLHDAIMIVRRALKNDSIVAGGGAIEMELSRILRDYSRTVAGKEQLIIAAMAKSLEVIPRQLCDNAGFDATDLLNRLRKRHAEPDGKWFGIDVRHEDISDNYKACVWEPSVVKRNAMIAASEATCLILSVDETIKAPRSQQEQTAAAQSMGMAM; this is encoded by the exons atgatgcgTTTAAtg AATCCACCAATCATTCTTTTGAAAGATGGTACTGAAAATACTCAAGGTAAACAACAGGTTATTAGTAATATTAATGCCTGTCAAGCGGTTGCTGAAGCTGTACGTACAACACTTGGTCCACGTGGTATGGATAAAATGATAGTCGATCAAAAAGGTGAAATGaccatttcaaatgatggtgcaaccatattgaaaaaattggataTTGTTCATCCGGGTGCAAAAACATTGGTCGATATTGCTAGATCACAAGATGATGAAGTTGGTGATGGTACAACATCGGTTGCATTGATTGCAGCCGAATTTCTTAAACAAGTAAAACCATTTGTTGAAGAAGGTGTCCATCCACAGGTGATCATACGATCATTTCGTAAAGGTTTACAAATTATTCTCAAACAATTTCATGaattatcgatgaaattTTCTGAAAATGATCCACAACGTAAACGTGAATTGTTGGAAAAATGTGCCATGACAACATTGTCATCGAAAATTGTTGCAcatcaaaagaattttttcgcCAAAATGGTTGTCGATGCCGTAATGCAATTAGATGAACTTTTACCAATGAATATGATTGGTATTAAAAAAGAGAAAGGTGGTGCCCTTGAAGAAAGTCTATTGGTTGCCGGTGTTGCCTTTaagaaaacattttcttATGCCGGTTTCGAAATGCAACCGAAAACATATGAAAATCCTAAAATTGCTCTgttgaatattgaattggAATTGAAAGCGGAAAAAGATAATGCCGAAATTCGTGTAGATTCAGTGGAAGAATATCAACGTGTTGTTGATGCTGAATGGCAAATTCTTTATgataaattggaaaaaatttggaaatcTGGCGCTAAAGTTGTTTTATCAAAATTACCAATTGGTGATGTTGCTACCCAATATTTTGCTGATCGTGATTTGTTTTGTGCTGGCCGTGTACAGGATGAAGATCTTCGACGTACAATGCAAGCTTGTGGTGGTGCTATACTTACAACCGTTTCTGATCTTGGTGATGGAAATCTTGGCCAATGTGAACATTTCGAAGAACGACAAATCGGTAAAGAAcgttataattttttcactggTTGTTCAAATTCCAAAACTGTGACAATCATTCTACGTGGTGGTGCTGAACAATTTATCGAAGAAACAGAACGTTCATTACATGATGCTATTATGATTGTAAGACGtgcattgaaaaatgattcaattgttgCCGGTGGTGGTGCCATTGAAATGGAATTATCACGTATATTACGTGATTATTCACGTACGGTTGCTGGTAAAGAACAATTAATTATTGCAGCAATGGCTAAATCATTAGAGGTTATACCTAGACAGCTATGTGATAATGCCGGTTTTGATGCTACCGATCTATTGAATCGTTTACGTAAACGACATGCTGAACCTGATGGTAAATGGTTTGGTATCGATGTACGACATGAAGATATTTCCGATAATTATAAAGCATGTGTTTGGGAACCAAGTGTTGTTAAACGTAATGCAATGATTGCCGCTTCGGAAGCAACATGTTTAATATTATCTGTTGATGAAACGATTAAGGCACCAAGATCACAACAGGAacaaacagcagcagcacaATCTATGGGAATGGCaatgtaa
- the LOC124490990 gene encoding testis-expressed protein 264 produces the protein MLLLIIAIALLSIILILTILFALQYFGLFDTIIVSSGQSPYQYGGRSIVYRIDYGKYSDSSTLFTEICSIFPSEFRTKYSTFGIYIKRDQLNENDRKKLITAERYDSCEWIFMIGAIISNDDQDQDIIIKHPIIQSMLMEKGYRYAQLPEQVDHVVYVKFPYRGIMSVVIGSRRVYSAIDTYIQENRLSAYPKIEIYNGDDIYYILPLSKQDDFVKLISMKFAEQLQLSSSSLTESDNIEIVEEINEEEIVGEDSSSHESSGGERHSDSSYELVD, from the exons atgTTACTATTGATAATTGCTATAgctttattatcaataatattaatCTTAACCATATTGTTTGCATTACAATATTTTGGTCTATTTGATACAATTATTGTATCTAGTGGACAATCACCATATCAATATGGTGGCCGTTCAATTGTTTATCGTATTGATTATGGAAAATATTCCGATAGTTCAACATTATTTACTgaaatttgttcaatatttCCATCAGAATTTCGtacaaaatattcaacatttggtatttatataaaacgtgatcaattaaatgaaaatgatcgtaaaaaattaattactGCTGAACGTTATGATTCATGTGAATGGATTTTTATGATTGGTGCAATTatatccaatgatgatcaagatcaagatattattattaaacatCCAATAATACAATCAATGTTAATGGAAAAAGGTTATCGTTATGCTCAATTACCTGAACAAGTTGATCATGTTGTTTATGTAAAATTTCCTTATCGTGGTATAATGTCTGTTGTTATTGGTAGTCGTCGTGTTTATTCAGCCATCGATACTTATATTCag gAAAATCGTCTTTCTGCATATcctaaaattgaaatctatAATGGCGATGATATCTATTATATATTACCATTATCAAAACAAGATGATTTTGTTAAATTGATCTCGATGAAATTTGCTGAACaattacaattatcatcatcatcgttaacAGAATCGGATAATATAGAAATTGTTGAAGAAAttaatgaagaagaaattgTTGGTGAAGATTCTTCGTCACATGAATCAAGTGGCGGTGAACGTCATTCAGATTCATCATATGAATTGGTCGATTAA